A region of Pirellulaceae bacterium DNA encodes the following proteins:
- a CDS encoding secretin N-terminal domain-containing protein, with protein sequence MMDPSTTAMAADPTFVGQLSTMVRPEIAREIELSPRQLDQLNRLIDRRESEALELAISSRGLEAAARKQKLADFVTESERQGFKLLSSRQAAAFRVTQLKEKGLGALGDADVATKLDLKKEQKQQVQQLLQARDQELTGADSSRRATVRAEYERQLNKILNETQRQNWGRMTTVDRDLAASEGSKGEQVVDKVATGDPDRSVGTDDQRQAGPASGNGQLRFNFRYAPWSDVLDWFAERADLSLVLDAPPPGTFNYTDNQSYTPAQAIDLINSVLLTKGYVLVRRERMLLLINLEDGIPPNLVTTVPVSELDRRGEFELVSCLFPLERVAPEEAEEEISALIGPQGAVQVLSKAKQLLVTETAGRLRTIRDVLQAVEDPDDLRSRQVTLVDLKHVRPTEALPVIRQMMGFPEEMDAAPDGSFRMTVDPSGRRLMLKGKADLISQVENIIELVDVPPSQGILDTPQIEFYSVQSADPESVLQVVETLLADEPDVRLASDPKTGNLVAMGLPSHHATIRATLDQMERDGQSIEVLKLRYIDPQLAMLSINKLFGSGEEGGRAAPRVDADITTGQLMVRGTKSQIEQIRALMEKMGEMDADESSDLQRSRNVRLLSMSPGEASSLLEKAGQIWPTMRKNRIRAFVPAEGRSIVPSDNPTDSDGDASNTPDGPPEKRRISVPGTLRSGQHDRFQEIWAMDDSPIPTARKEAPEIDQASLPWLGMTPISQLMVLSPQSDSTQPSRSTQENADVMSDLAAIAKDNRESVPGADIVVAESPQGLMIASRDLEALNEFEQLLLSLSEREMAGSEFAVFYLRHATAESAAAVLMDVLGGGGASSANSAPAGGGLLGSLAGAALGDAGGGLVGSLLGLDGDGGAASYSSSGSFKIISEPRLNFLIVQANLQDMQLIEAMLEVIDQRKSTVVVETIPAPRLIPVRNTSAEEIAGIVREVYANRLANGGGSQRQPSPEEFIKALRGGGGKGGGDRAAEEQNKLTIGVDKRRNSLVVAAPDALFEEVKVLVGHLDQVDNAVMEMTRVITLRKADPELVRQALAQLVGEAPSASTNQIPTSTASGGGSLSSSKSADSASQSQKKRGGSRPGNDLNEMRRGLEFMRALQQSGSGGGKRSGRGRR encoded by the coding sequence ATGATGGACCCATCAACGACCGCGATGGCTGCAGACCCCACGTTTGTGGGTCAGCTTTCCACCATGGTTCGTCCTGAGATCGCCAGGGAGATTGAGCTTTCGCCTCGTCAACTGGATCAATTGAATCGACTGATCGATCGTCGCGAATCCGAGGCACTCGAGCTGGCCATTTCATCGCGAGGGCTCGAAGCGGCTGCCCGAAAACAGAAACTTGCCGATTTTGTGACTGAATCTGAGCGACAAGGATTCAAGCTGTTAAGTTCTCGCCAAGCAGCCGCGTTCCGAGTCACGCAGTTAAAGGAAAAAGGCTTGGGCGCATTAGGTGATGCGGACGTTGCCACTAAGCTTGATTTGAAAAAGGAACAAAAGCAACAAGTTCAGCAATTGCTGCAAGCGCGTGATCAAGAATTGACGGGAGCCGACTCGTCGCGCCGAGCAACCGTGCGAGCTGAATATGAACGGCAACTCAACAAAATTCTGAATGAAACGCAACGGCAAAACTGGGGCCGCATGACGACGGTCGATCGTGATTTGGCAGCCTCCGAAGGAAGTAAAGGGGAGCAAGTCGTTGACAAGGTCGCCACTGGCGACCCCGATCGGTCTGTTGGCACTGACGATCAACGCCAAGCGGGACCGGCCTCGGGCAATGGACAGTTGCGATTTAATTTTCGTTACGCACCCTGGAGCGACGTGCTGGACTGGTTCGCCGAGCGAGCCGATTTATCCTTGGTATTGGACGCGCCACCGCCGGGAACCTTCAATTACACCGATAATCAGAGCTACACTCCGGCCCAAGCGATCGATCTCATTAACAGTGTCTTATTGACGAAGGGCTATGTTCTGGTTCGTCGCGAGAGAATGTTGTTGCTGATCAATTTAGAAGATGGCATTCCGCCCAATCTAGTCACGACGGTGCCGGTCAGCGAACTGGATCGTCGTGGTGAATTTGAGTTGGTGAGTTGCTTGTTCCCATTGGAACGTGTGGCTCCGGAAGAGGCCGAAGAGGAAATTAGTGCCTTGATCGGACCGCAGGGAGCGGTCCAAGTCCTCTCCAAGGCAAAACAGTTGTTGGTGACTGAAACGGCTGGACGCTTGCGGACCATCCGGGATGTGTTGCAGGCGGTGGAAGATCCAGATGACCTGCGCAGTCGGCAAGTAACCTTGGTCGATCTGAAACATGTGCGACCGACGGAAGCGTTGCCCGTCATTCGCCAAATGATGGGATTTCCCGAGGAGATGGATGCTGCGCCGGATGGATCGTTTCGGATGACGGTGGATCCCTCGGGCAGGCGGTTAATGCTGAAGGGAAAGGCCGATTTGATTTCGCAAGTGGAAAATATCATCGAGTTAGTTGATGTGCCTCCGAGTCAGGGCATTCTGGACACCCCGCAGATCGAGTTTTACAGCGTTCAGTCCGCTGATCCAGAGTCCGTGTTACAGGTCGTCGAGACCTTGTTGGCAGACGAACCCGACGTGCGTTTGGCGTCGGATCCGAAAACGGGCAACCTAGTGGCCATGGGCCTTCCTTCTCACCATGCGACGATTCGGGCGACGCTTGACCAGATGGAACGAGATGGTCAGTCGATTGAAGTTTTGAAATTGCGCTATATCGATCCGCAACTTGCGATGCTATCGATCAACAAGCTGTTTGGTTCGGGGGAGGAAGGTGGCCGAGCGGCACCTCGTGTTGATGCGGACATCACAACTGGACAATTGATGGTTCGTGGAACCAAATCGCAGATTGAACAGATCCGCGCACTGATGGAGAAAATGGGGGAAATGGATGCGGACGAATCGAGCGATCTCCAAAGGTCACGAAACGTTCGACTCCTGTCGATGTCACCCGGTGAAGCCAGCTCTTTATTAGAGAAAGCGGGACAAATCTGGCCGACCATGCGCAAGAATCGGATTCGTGCCTTCGTACCTGCCGAAGGTCGCTCGATTGTCCCCAGCGACAACCCGACCGATTCAGACGGCGATGCTTCGAATACCCCCGATGGTCCGCCAGAAAAACGTCGCATCTCCGTGCCGGGGACCTTGCGAAGTGGTCAGCATGATCGATTCCAGGAGATTTGGGCAATGGATGATTCTCCGATTCCGACTGCCCGGAAGGAGGCTCCCGAAATCGACCAAGCAAGCCTGCCATGGCTGGGTATGACCCCTATCTCTCAACTCATGGTGCTTTCACCTCAATCGGATTCCACTCAGCCGAGTCGTTCGACCCAGGAGAATGCGGATGTGATGAGCGATTTGGCTGCAATCGCGAAGGACAATCGCGAAAGTGTTCCTGGTGCCGATATCGTGGTAGCCGAGAGTCCGCAAGGATTGATGATTGCTTCTCGTGATCTTGAGGCATTGAACGAGTTTGAACAACTGTTACTGTCATTGTCAGAACGCGAGATGGCGGGCAGCGAATTTGCTGTCTTTTATCTGCGGCACGCGACGGCGGAATCTGCCGCTGCTGTCCTGATGGATGTGCTGGGAGGAGGCGGTGCATCGTCGGCGAACAGTGCACCCGCGGGCGGGGGCCTGTTGGGCAGTCTCGCCGGTGCGGCTTTGGGAGATGCGGGCGGCGGGCTTGTTGGATCATTGTTAGGCCTCGATGGCGATGGGGGGGCTGCGTCTTATTCATCATCCGGATCCTTCAAAATTATCTCTGAACCACGTCTGAACTTTCTCATCGTGCAAGCCAATCTTCAAGACATGCAGTTAATCGAAGCGATGTTGGAAGTGATCGATCAACGCAAAAGCACGGTCGTTGTAGAGACCATCCCGGCTCCGAGATTAATTCCTGTTCGTAACACGAGTGCAGAAGAAATCGCGGGGATTGTGCGGGAAGTTTATGCGAACCGACTTGCCAATGGTGGCGGGTCACAACGGCAGCCGTCACCGGAGGAGTTCATCAAGGCTCTGCGTGGTGGCGGAGGCAAAGGTGGCGGAGATCGTGCTGCGGAAGAACAAAATAAATTGACAATCGGTGTGGATAAACGGCGGAATTCATTGGTTGTTGCTGCTCCTGATGCTCTGTTTGAAGAAGTGAAAGTGTTAGTTGGGCATTTGGATCAAGTAGATAATGCGGTGATGGAAATGACACGCGTGATCACGTTGCGGAAGGCCGATCCGGAGTTGGTGCGGCAGGCCCTGGCTCAGTTGGTCGGCGAAGCGCCCTCCGCCTCTACGAATCAAATTCCGACGTCGACCGCTTCGGGCGGTGGTAGTTTATCCTCCAGCAAATCGGCGGATTCCGCCTCACAGTCGCAAAAAAAACGGGGCGGATCCCGACCCGGTAACGATTTGAACGAGATGCGCCGCGGCCTGGAATTCATGCGAGCTCTCCAGCAATCAGGCTCTGGCGGTGGTAAGCGATCGGGCCGTGGTAGACGGTAA
- a CDS encoding Na+:solute symporter has protein sequence MSCILLVMTLNYLDWLIIVAYFGVTLSIGLGFSKRAGRSLTDYFISGRSLPWWIAGTSMVATTFAADTPLAVTGLVAKNGLAGNWFWWSFALGGMFTVFVYARMWRRAEVLTDVELVELRYAGKPAASLRFVRALYIALVVNPIIIGWVTGAMLTILKETVLSGAGPILGDGRWDDWLIIIACLTVVGIYCSLSGLWGVAITDFIQFFVAMAGCIMLAYVAVEHIGGMEALQTKVAANFGDGQAFRFLPDFQVADPWMPLHIFMIFLFVQWWATWYPGAEPGGGGYIVQRMAACKDERHALLATLWYQVAHYCIRPWPWLLVAFVALAAYPEIRQAGLGQPVPGYDGLKPESGFAWVIRDMSPHGLRGLMLVTFFAAFMSTISTQMNWGASYLMRDVYQRFVAPTASDRQLTNVSRIVSLGVLFIGGFVAYQMRDVSVDDAWKLLVALGAGTGAVFMLRWFWWRINAWSEIVAMIASLGYFLIISRWFPQWVTDDPSGETALGRFAKFVEPSEVQGFVVAILTIVTWLIVTFLTPPESDQTLLAFFKKVRPGGPGWKPIAAQAPDVQVDRHLGWAILAAIIAAGMVYLTIPAIGMLLFGQNLRGIVCLLAAAGCAVLVILLTRRIGWKNIV, from the coding sequence TTGTCATGTATCCTGCTGGTCATGACTCTTAATTATCTTGATTGGTTGATCATCGTCGCCTACTTTGGCGTTACCTTGTCGATTGGCCTCGGGTTCAGCAAGCGTGCCGGGCGGAGCCTGACCGATTATTTCATCTCGGGCCGTTCGTTGCCCTGGTGGATCGCGGGCACCTCGATGGTCGCCACGACATTTGCCGCCGATACTCCGTTGGCTGTCACGGGACTGGTTGCCAAGAACGGGCTCGCTGGTAATTGGTTTTGGTGGTCATTTGCATTGGGTGGCATGTTCACCGTCTTTGTCTACGCTCGGATGTGGCGCCGTGCCGAAGTCTTGACCGACGTTGAATTGGTTGAATTGCGTTATGCAGGGAAACCAGCAGCCAGTTTACGTTTTGTCCGTGCACTCTACATCGCGCTCGTGGTGAACCCGATCATCATTGGTTGGGTGACCGGTGCGATGTTGACCATCTTGAAAGAAACAGTGCTTTCCGGGGCCGGGCCGATCCTTGGAGACGGTCGTTGGGATGACTGGTTGATCATCATCGCCTGTTTGACGGTGGTGGGTATCTATTGCAGCCTGTCGGGTTTATGGGGCGTCGCAATTACCGACTTCATTCAGTTTTTTGTCGCCATGGCTGGGTGCATCATGTTGGCCTATGTGGCGGTCGAGCACATTGGTGGCATGGAGGCTTTGCAGACGAAAGTGGCGGCGAATTTTGGCGATGGACAAGCTTTTCGATTCTTGCCCGATTTCCAAGTAGCCGATCCTTGGATGCCACTTCACATCTTCATGATTTTCTTGTTTGTGCAGTGGTGGGCAACCTGGTATCCAGGTGCTGAACCGGGTGGCGGAGGATACATCGTTCAGCGGATGGCGGCTTGTAAGGATGAACGCCATGCATTGTTGGCGACCCTTTGGTATCAGGTCGCCCATTATTGCATCCGTCCATGGCCCTGGTTGCTCGTCGCCTTTGTGGCACTGGCCGCCTATCCGGAAATTCGCCAGGCGGGACTCGGGCAGCCTGTGCCAGGATATGACGGATTAAAACCTGAGAGCGGTTTCGCTTGGGTGATTCGAGATATGAGCCCTCATGGTTTGCGAGGCTTGATGCTGGTAACCTTCTTCGCTGCTTTCATGTCAACCATTAGCACGCAGATGAATTGGGGGGCCTCGTATCTGATGCGTGATGTTTATCAGCGTTTCGTTGCACCGACCGCCAGCGATCGCCAGTTGACGAACGTTTCACGCATCGTTTCGCTGGGCGTTTTGTTCATCGGTGGATTTGTGGCATATCAAATGCGAGACGTATCCGTCGATGATGCTTGGAAACTTTTGGTTGCATTAGGTGCTGGGACGGGAGCTGTTTTCATGCTGCGTTGGTTCTGGTGGAGGATTAACGCGTGGTCTGAGATCGTCGCCATGATTGCTTCGTTGGGCTATTTTCTCATCATCAGTCGTTGGTTCCCTCAGTGGGTGACAGATGATCCGAGTGGCGAAACCGCTTTGGGACGATTCGCGAAATTTGTCGAACCGTCAGAAGTGCAAGGTTTCGTGGTGGCTATCTTGACGATTGTTACTTGGTTGATTGTCACCTTTTTGACTCCGCCTGAAAGTGACCAAACGCTCTTAGCATTTTTCAAAAAAGTTCGCCCGGGTGGCCCCGGTTGGAAACCGATCGCCGCACAAGCGCCAGACGTCCAAGTCGATCGTCATCTTGGTTGGGCCATTTTGGCGGCGATTATCGCGGCAGGCATGGTCTATTTGACGATTCCAGCAATTGGGATGTTGCTGTTTGGACAAAATCTGCGCGGCATCGTCTGTTTGCTGGCGGCTGCCGGTTGTGCGGTGTTGGTCATTTTGCTGACCCGACGTATCGGCTGGAAGAACATCGTTTAA
- a CDS encoding dihydroorotase, translating to MSTLIKNATVVLPNEMAQVSVLMEGHQIARIDPAVQQTADQVIDATGLHLLPGVIDDQVHFREPGLTHKEDLSHATAACAKGGVTTFFDMPNTVPPTTSCDALQAKLQLGAQHSIVNYGFYIGATVDNVSELKKAKRTPGIKIFIGSSTGNMLVDEQAALEAIFAETTLPITAHCEDETTVRANAARLAGSNDVAVHSQVRDHEAAFIATGRAVDLAKRHRHRFHVLHVSTAAEIDLFREHDSLLTAEACPHHLLFNVNDYPRLGTLVQMNPSVKNPADNEGIWQALLEGAIQVIATDHAPHTMTEKQTRYPDSPSGLPAVENSLALMLDQVNHGRCTLQQVVHWMCDAPARVWDVVNKGRIEEGYDADLVLVDLEKRQPVLNEHQLTKCGWSPWHEQVLQGWPVATWVRGHQVFGANGVDRSHRGDEVQFDHQRGGYWA from the coding sequence ATGTCGACACTTATCAAAAACGCAACCGTAGTTCTACCCAATGAAATGGCCCAGGTGTCCGTCTTGATGGAAGGTCATCAGATCGCGCGGATTGACCCGGCAGTCCAGCAGACGGCCGATCAAGTAATCGATGCAACCGGACTGCATTTGTTGCCTGGTGTGATTGACGATCAGGTGCATTTTCGCGAGCCTGGTCTGACTCACAAAGAGGATCTGTCGCATGCCACAGCGGCCTGCGCGAAAGGGGGTGTAACGACGTTTTTTGATATGCCCAATACGGTTCCGCCGACGACAAGTTGTGATGCGTTGCAAGCCAAGCTGCAGTTGGGAGCTCAGCATAGTATCGTCAATTACGGTTTTTATATCGGTGCAACCGTTGATAATGTGTCGGAACTCAAAAAAGCAAAGCGAACGCCTGGAATCAAAATCTTTATCGGCTCAAGCACTGGCAATATGTTGGTTGATGAGCAGGCTGCGCTCGAAGCGATCTTCGCGGAAACGACGTTGCCGATCACAGCTCACTGCGAGGATGAGACAACTGTTCGCGCTAATGCGGCTCGCCTGGCTGGGTCAAACGATGTGGCTGTCCATTCTCAAGTTCGCGATCACGAGGCAGCATTCATCGCAACGGGTCGCGCTGTCGATTTGGCGAAACGACACCGACATCGCTTTCATGTATTGCACGTGTCGACGGCGGCTGAGATCGACTTGTTCCGGGAGCATGATTCATTGTTAACGGCCGAGGCTTGTCCCCACCATTTACTGTTCAACGTTAATGATTACCCCCGGTTGGGAACATTGGTGCAAATGAATCCCTCGGTGAAGAATCCGGCTGACAATGAGGGGATTTGGCAAGCGTTGTTGGAAGGGGCGATCCAGGTGATTGCGACCGATCATGCACCTCACACAATGACTGAGAAACAAACACGCTATCCCGATTCCCCCTCAGGATTACCCGCCGTGGAAAACTCGTTGGCATTGATGCTCGATCAAGTCAATCACGGTCGCTGTACATTGCAACAAGTGGTTCACTGGATGTGCGATGCACCGGCCAGGGTTTGGGATGTGGTCAACAAAGGTCGAATTGAAGAGGGATATGATGCCGATTTGGTCTTGGTTGATTTGGAAAAACGTCAACCTGTTTTGAATGAACACCAGTTGACGAAGTGTGGATGGAGCCCTTGGCACGAGCAAGTTCTGCAGGGTTGGCCGGTCGCTACGTGGGTGCGGGGCCATCAAGTATTTGGGGCCAATGGAGTCGATCGATCGCACCGAGGTGACGAGGTTCAGTTCGATCACCAAAGAGGTGGTTATTGGGCGTAA
- a CDS encoding DUF1501 domain-containing protein — protein sequence MLVIPGQRGKDLCDSNDGVSRRELLRVGGSALLGLNLAGILKSEKEVRGNETYAGGPGFGQAKSVIMVYLQGGPSHLDLWDPKDDVPDNVRSVFKRIPSKVPGIDVTENMPKLAEITDKLTLIRSMSYTPNGLFNHTAAIYQMHTGYTADKVSPSGQLEPPTPKDFPTFGSNIIRMKPPEVPMLPFVMMPRPLQESNVVGKGGTAGFLGRAFDPYTLFPSGGDMDMAKMDRVNVDDLKLRSEVTPTRLQRRARLRDLINAGMPDIDRAVAKYDLDAYYDTALSLIVSGRAREAFDLRLEPDATRDTYGRTTFGQSCLLARRLVEAGTRVVEVIWPKVANSDNHSWDHHVDLSKRMKTQSAPMLDSGLSALIADLDERGLLDETLVVAVGEFGRSPQRGLSTSGNGNSDDGRDHWPYCYTACLAGAGIKRGAVYGQSDKTASAPLEKPVHPTELLATIYHAVGLNPQMIVYNHLNQPREMVKSAAVTSLYG from the coding sequence ATGCTCGTCATTCCTGGACAGCGTGGAAAAGATCTTTGTGATTCGAACGATGGTGTTTCACGGCGCGAATTGTTGCGAGTGGGCGGATCGGCGTTGCTTGGATTGAATTTGGCAGGGATTCTCAAGTCGGAAAAAGAGGTTCGCGGCAACGAGACGTATGCTGGCGGACCAGGCTTTGGTCAAGCCAAGAGCGTGATCATGGTTTATCTCCAAGGTGGACCCAGCCATTTGGATCTCTGGGACCCGAAGGATGATGTGCCGGATAATGTTCGCAGCGTCTTCAAGCGAATTCCTTCCAAAGTGCCCGGTATTGATGTCACGGAAAACATGCCGAAGCTTGCTGAGATCACCGACAAGCTAACTTTGATTCGTTCGATGAGTTACACGCCAAATGGTCTGTTTAACCACACGGCGGCCATCTACCAGATGCATACCGGATACACGGCGGACAAGGTCAGTCCTTCCGGCCAGCTCGAACCACCGACGCCGAAAGACTTTCCTACCTTCGGGTCAAACATCATTCGAATGAAGCCGCCTGAAGTGCCGATGCTGCCATTCGTAATGATGCCACGACCGTTGCAGGAAAGTAATGTGGTCGGGAAAGGCGGTACGGCCGGATTCTTGGGGCGTGCTTTTGATCCGTACACCCTGTTCCCGTCCGGTGGGGATATGGACATGGCAAAGATGGATCGTGTCAATGTTGACGATTTGAAGTTACGATCCGAAGTAACACCCACTCGATTGCAGCGCCGGGCCCGTTTGCGCGACTTAATCAATGCCGGAATGCCCGACATTGACCGGGCTGTTGCCAAGTATGATTTAGATGCTTATTACGATACGGCGTTGAGTTTAATCGTTTCCGGTCGAGCTCGTGAGGCGTTTGATTTGAGATTGGAGCCGGATGCGACGCGTGATACCTACGGACGGACCACATTCGGTCAGAGTTGCCTGCTGGCTCGTCGATTGGTCGAAGCCGGGACACGAGTCGTCGAAGTCATTTGGCCCAAGGTTGCCAACTCCGACAACCATTCCTGGGATCATCACGTCGATCTTTCCAAACGGATGAAGACGCAGTCCGCTCCTATGTTGGATTCAGGGCTCTCGGCATTGATCGCCGACTTGGATGAGCGCGGTTTGCTTGACGAGACCTTAGTCGTCGCAGTGGGCGAGTTCGGTCGCAGTCCACAGCGCGGTTTAAGTACCTCAGGTAACGGGAATTCCGATGACGGACGTGATCATTGGCCTTACTGTTACACCGCATGCCTCGCCGGTGCAGGTATCAAGCGGGGTGCTGTTTACGGTCAATCGGACAAGACGGCCTCCGCGCCGTTGGAAAAGCCGGTTCATCCGACTGAGTTGTTAGCGACGATTTATCACGCTGTCGGCCTCAATCCGCAAATGATTGTTTACAATCACCTGAATCAGCCTCGTGAAATGGTGAAGTCCGCGGCGGTCACGTCACTCTACGGCTAA
- a CDS encoding sulfatase produces MKRSVNGRMVQTLGLFFLFTFSAFCFADERPNILFIMSDDHAFQALGCYGSRVNETPNLDRIANEGMRFDRCFVTNSICGPARATILTGKYSHLNGFARNGNRFDGSQQTVAKLLRQAGYETAVVGKWHLRTEPTGFDYWNVLIGQGPYYNPPMKTATNDGPSQVIKHTGYTTDLITDFALEWLQGRETDKPFFLMYQHKAPHRNWQPGPKYLTKYDDVTIPEPATLYDDYSGRASPASQQTMTIQRHLSPNDLKLVPQRGLNAEQTAAWNEAYGPKNRAFEAADLQGKQLMQWKYQRYVKDYLRCVASVDENVGRMLDYLDQSGLADNTIVIYTSDQGWYLGEHGWYDKRWMYEESFRTPLMVRWPNKIQPGSVNEDMVMNLDFAETFLEAAGESIPEDMQGRSLLPILAGATPSDWRQSVYYHYYEFPGAHSVRRHYGVRTDRHKLIHYYHVGEWELFDLQEDPQELRSVYLNPEYASVKAGLQKELDRLRSKYQDDGKIRGKVDPPPKPRKARK; encoded by the coding sequence ATGAAGAGATCAGTCAATGGGCGAATGGTTCAGACGCTTGGTCTATTTTTCTTGTTCACTTTTTCCGCTTTTTGTTTTGCGGATGAGCGACCTAACATCTTATTCATTATGTCGGATGACCATGCCTTCCAAGCGTTGGGATGTTATGGAAGTCGGGTCAACGAGACGCCCAACCTTGATCGAATCGCGAATGAGGGCATGCGGTTTGATCGCTGCTTCGTCACCAATTCGATTTGCGGGCCGGCTCGGGCAACGATCTTAACCGGAAAGTATAGCCACTTGAACGGTTTCGCGCGCAATGGCAACCGGTTTGACGGGTCTCAGCAAACAGTTGCCAAACTCTTGCGCCAGGCCGGATACGAAACGGCCGTTGTCGGCAAATGGCATCTCCGCACCGAACCCACTGGCTTTGATTACTGGAACGTCTTGATCGGTCAAGGACCGTACTACAACCCACCGATGAAAACAGCGACGAATGATGGACCGTCGCAGGTCATCAAGCATACGGGTTACACGACCGATCTGATCACCGATTTCGCCTTAGAGTGGTTGCAGGGTCGCGAGACTGACAAGCCATTTTTTTTGATGTATCAACACAAGGCACCTCATCGTAATTGGCAGCCCGGCCCGAAGTATCTAACAAAATACGATGATGTGACCATACCCGAGCCTGCTACGCTTTACGATGACTACTCAGGGCGAGCTTCACCGGCGAGCCAGCAAACGATGACGATTCAGCGACACTTGTCGCCGAATGATTTGAAGTTAGTGCCACAACGAGGTTTGAATGCGGAACAAACGGCAGCTTGGAATGAGGCCTACGGTCCGAAAAATCGTGCTTTTGAGGCAGCCGATTTGCAAGGCAAGCAGTTGATGCAATGGAAATACCAACGCTATGTCAAAGACTATCTGCGCTGTGTGGCCTCCGTCGATGAAAATGTCGGACGAATGCTCGATTACCTCGATCAATCAGGTCTCGCTGATAACACGATTGTGATTTACACGTCGGATCAAGGTTGGTATCTGGGTGAGCACGGTTGGTATGACAAGCGGTGGATGTACGAGGAGTCATTTCGTACGCCGCTGATGGTGCGTTGGCCAAATAAGATTCAGCCCGGCTCCGTGAACGAAGATATGGTGATGAATTTGGATTTTGCCGAAACGTTTTTGGAGGCGGCCGGAGAATCGATTCCCGAGGATATGCAGGGACGCAGTTTATTGCCGATTTTAGCAGGTGCGACTCCCAGCGATTGGCGGCAGTCGGTTTACTACCACTACTACGAATTTCCGGGTGCTCATTCCGTGCGACGTCACTACGGAGTGCGGACAGATCGCCACAAACTAATCCATTACTATCACGTGGGCGAGTGGGAGCTCTTTGATCTCCAAGAAGATCCCCAGGAACTGCGTAGCGTTTACCTGAATCCAGAATATGCGAGCGTTAAAGCGGGGCTGCAGAAAGAACTAGACCGCCTGCGAAGCAAATACCAGGACGACGGGAAGATTCGCGGAAAAGTGGATCCGCCGCCGAAACCGCGGAAGGCTCGTAAGTAG
- the floA gene encoding flotillin-like protein FloA (flotillin-like protein involved in membrane lipid rafts) produces the protein MFDHLAQDFVASSVILGAALYWGIGLGILGLIVFIVFTSYGKLWFQAYMSGADISLSSLIGMTFRQVAPRTMVTAKVMASQAGLDIDRTDGISTPRLEAHYLAGGNIMGVINAIIAAHRAGIDLDFDRAAAIDLAGRDVLDAVRTSVHPKVIDCPDPERSGKTTLSAIAKNGVELRIRARVTVRTNLEQLIGGATEETIIARVGESIISSIGSSATHLEVLENPDRISRAVLDRGLDAHTAFEIVSIDIADIDVGENIGARLQADQAEADTRVARAEAEQRRAEAVAFEQEMKAKVAENQAGLVLAEAEVPQAMADAFRAGNLQSNSS, from the coding sequence ATGTTTGATCATCTGGCACAAGACTTCGTTGCCTCAAGCGTAATACTTGGTGCCGCTTTGTATTGGGGGATCGGGCTGGGAATCCTGGGTCTGATCGTGTTCATAGTTTTTACATCTTACGGCAAGCTTTGGTTCCAGGCCTACATGTCCGGTGCCGACATTTCGCTCAGCAGCCTGATCGGAATGACTTTCCGCCAGGTTGCTCCTCGAACGATGGTCACCGCCAAGGTGATGGCATCCCAAGCCGGTTTGGACATTGACCGCACCGATGGTATCTCGACACCGCGTCTGGAAGCTCACTACCTCGCTGGCGGAAACATCATGGGCGTCATTAACGCCATCATCGCGGCACACCGCGCTGGCATTGATTTGGATTTCGACCGCGCCGCTGCCATCGACTTAGCCGGACGCGACGTTTTAGATGCGGTTCGCACCAGTGTGCATCCCAAAGTAATCGACTGCCCGGACCCGGAGCGTAGCGGAAAAACGACCTTGAGCGCCATCGCCAAGAACGGTGTGGAATTGCGAATTCGCGCTCGCGTTACGGTGCGAACAAACTTGGAACAGCTCATCGGTGGTGCAACGGAAGAAACGATTATTGCACGTGTGGGCGAGAGCATCATTTCTTCGATCGGATCCTCGGCGACCCACTTAGAGGTGCTGGAGAATCCTGATCGCATATCGCGAGCGGTACTCGATCGAGGTCTGGATGCTCACACCGCATTTGAGATCGTATCGATCGACATCGCAGACATTGATGTGGGGGAAAACATCGGTGCTCGGCTACAGGCAGACCAAGCGGAAGCGGACACGCGTGTTGCACGAGCGGAAGCGGAGCAACGACGAGCCGAAGCAGTCGCCTTCGAACAGGAGATGAAGGCGAAGGTGGCAGAGAACCAAGCGGGTCTTGTGTTAGCGGAGGCAGAAGTTCCGCAAGCGATGGCCGACGCATTTCGCGCCGGCAATCTACAGAGCAACAGCTCCTAA